In the Rhinoderma darwinii isolate aRhiDar2 chromosome 13, aRhiDar2.hap1, whole genome shotgun sequence genome, one interval contains:
- the PRELID3B gene encoding PRELI domain containing protein 3B isoform X2, whose translation MQKYPNPMNPNVVGVDVLNRHVDGGGKLHSHRLLSTEWGMPGLVKSIIGASRTNTYIQEHSVVDPATKTMELKSANITFTHMISVDERLVYKPHPQDDKKTVLTQEAIISVKGVSLSSYLEGMMANTISSNANKGRDAMEWVINKLNTELEDLKATTRGGIRTTMAAAAYVEE comes from the exons atgcagaaaTACCCGAACCCCATGAATCCAAACGTGGTTGGCGTGGACGTGCTGAACAGACATGTGGACGGCGGCGGGAAGCTGCACAGTCACCGGCTCCTCAGCACAGAATGGGGGATGCCGGGATTAGTCAAATCT ATTATTGGGGCATCCAGGACGAATACCTACATCCAGGAACATTCGGTGGTTGACCCTgcgaccaaaacaatggaactaAAGTCTGCGAAT ATCACCTTCACACACATGATATCGGTGGACGAAAGACTAGTCTACAAACCACATCCTCAGGATGACAAAAA AACTGTGCTGACCCAAGAAGCGATTATAAGTGTAAAAGGAGTCAGTCTGAGCAGCTATTTGGAGGGGATGATGGCAAACACCATATCCAGTAATGCCAACAAG GGCCGGGATGCCATGGAATGGGTAATCAATAAACTAAACACGGAACTAGAGGATCTGAAAGCAACAACCAGAGGAGGCATCAGGACGACCATGGCCGCCGCAGCCTATGTAGAGGAATGA
- the PRELID3B gene encoding PRELI domain containing protein 3B isoform X1, which produces MKIWASEHVFDHPWETVTTAAMQKYPNPMNPNVVGVDVLNRHVDGGGKLHSHRLLSTEWGMPGLVKSIIGASRTNTYIQEHSVVDPATKTMELKSANITFTHMISVDERLVYKPHPQDDKKTVLTQEAIISVKGVSLSSYLEGMMANTISSNANKGRDAMEWVINKLNTELEDLKATTRGGIRTTMAAAAYVEE; this is translated from the exons CCACCCGTGGGAAACCGTcacaacggccgctatgcagaaaTACCCGAACCCCATGAATCCAAACGTGGTTGGCGTGGACGTGCTGAACAGACATGTGGACGGCGGCGGGAAGCTGCACAGTCACCGGCTCCTCAGCACAGAATGGGGGATGCCGGGATTAGTCAAATCT ATTATTGGGGCATCCAGGACGAATACCTACATCCAGGAACATTCGGTGGTTGACCCTgcgaccaaaacaatggaactaAAGTCTGCGAAT ATCACCTTCACACACATGATATCGGTGGACGAAAGACTAGTCTACAAACCACATCCTCAGGATGACAAAAA AACTGTGCTGACCCAAGAAGCGATTATAAGTGTAAAAGGAGTCAGTCTGAGCAGCTATTTGGAGGGGATGATGGCAAACACCATATCCAGTAATGCCAACAAG GGCCGGGATGCCATGGAATGGGTAATCAATAAACTAAACACGGAACTAGAGGATCTGAAAGCAACAACCAGAGGAGGCATCAGGACGACCATGGCCGCCGCAGCCTATGTAGAGGAATGA
- the ATP5F1E gene encoding ATP synthase F(1) complex subunit epsilon, mitochondrial encodes MVAYWRQAGINYIRYSRICANAVRAALKPQFKAEAEKVSAVNVRILKPKKAS; translated from the exons ATGGTGGCGTACTGGAGACAGGCTGGAATCAA CTACATTCGCTACTCCCGGATCTGTGCCAACGCGGTGAGAGCGGCTCTGAAACCACAGTTCAAAGCGGAGGCGGAGAAGGTGTCAGCCGTCAACGTGAGGATCCTCAAACCGAAGAAAGCGAGTTAA